The genomic interval TCCAGAAAACACTTTCTGTCATTTTTTAGGATTTGATTTTCAACAACAGATTTTTATCTTCTTTAAAGGAAAATGTTAtttacaacacaaagtatttattgttattagccaggcttttattctgctttaatttaatatatatgGTACGTAGGGCCACAAACATCCAGCAACGTGTTGCCCAGAAACGGACCTGGGTCGGGCCCGCTCATTAAACTGGGCTAAATACAGCGAAGGATTTTCAACAAAGTTCTGGTTTTTGTTGCTTTGAACGGAGAAGAAACATTTTCTAGACCAACAGAATAGAAAATATTTGACTCAAAAAGTTAGGAAACTGTAACATCTGAGACCCTGTTTCAGACCTACAATTAGTAGTTATTTTCTAATTTGTTCATTCAAATATTGTGTTTCATTTATTGCTGAGCAGataaagagaaaacaattcgatacaataaaataattttgtgttttaataaaagagaaaatcaacTTGCTGATTTTGGCCCCCAGTGGAAACAGGTTTGGACTCCACTGATGTAgaaagtttaatatttaatgtctctccaacacagaaacaaacatgtCAAACTCTGAGTGAAAACTACTTTAAAGTCACTAAATGAAGCGAGGCAACATGTAAATAcagaatattaataaaaagctCATTTATTCCAGTAAGTCCATCACtgaatgaaacacattatattgaTTCATATACAGACTGatgatttcaagcctttatttctgttaattatgatgattttctgcttccagtcgatgaaaacatgacatttaaaatcagaatattacatcagaacaataaaaacatttttaatgaaaagttcctgcttaaaggttgtttttaaTCTGACAGACGAGCCTCATCTGGACccatattctgatttattgaacaTGGCTGGATAAGGACAGTTTGTTCTGACGGTATCTGTTGGTGTTTTACAGTGATGATGAGATCATCTCCTGCTGAGGAACTGAAGAGGAACCTGACTGGAGTTGTTGGAGGAAGCATCACTTTACCAGATCTTCTCCTggagtttggtttttttttagataaactAAACACTGTTGCTATGGTGAAAGATGGAAAACTTGAGATTCTACTGGAAAAATACAAGAACAAACTTCACTGGAACAAAGACTCTGGACTCTTTACTCTCACAGACCTCCAGAAGAACGACTCAGACATTTATAAAATCGACTCTAAAAGAGGACTAATTCTAGCTTTCTCTTATTCTGTCACAGTATACGGTGAGTAACAAACTGACCCATTTATGATGTTTTATTCTAGGACTCCTAGAACCACAGCAGCCCAGTTCTAAGAGATTCTTACAACTAAATTACAACTGTCCTcctttaatatttcttttatttgattGCGTCCACATCTTCATCTTCTGATAAATAAAAAGCACCTTTGGGAACTTCTGGCTCCTAAAACCTACAGTGAAAATGAACCTTTATTGAACTGAGAGGAAGAGATGCTTCAATTTACAGCCTAATAGATGAGACTGAAGGTCATAAACACTGAGAAAGTTCTCAGGAGAACCAACAGGTTCTCAACTCAGACAATAGAACCATAAACAGGTGAAGAACACAGCAGTCCTGTAGCAGTCCTGAATGAATATTGCAGTAGGACTGTTTATTTTAACTGGACAAATATATGTCCGCCTGTTCATCAAACTTGGTCTAATATTACTGCAACAGGTAATTTAGGTAATTTTATCAAAATTTGCTTTTTGAAGATTAAAATCAGTTTGTTAAGAAGAAATTAAGACATCAAAGTGCTTGTTGTTTCTTATTTCTGAATCTGTCTGCAGATCCTGCTCCGACTCCTGCAGTAGAAACCCTGAATGTGAGCTCTGACAGCTGCTGGTTGCTCTGCTCTGTGGACAAACTGACAGCTCTGCTGTGGTACAGAGACGAGGAgatacagaaccagaacagttCTGCCTTGTCCTTACCCATCACTGTCTACAAACAGGACAGAGACTCATCTTATAGATGTGTAGCAGCCAACCCTGCAGAAAACAAGACTCTTCATGTTAATCTGACGACATCCTGTGGGATCAACAGCACAGAGTCTGTGGAATACAACAGGCTAATAAAACGTCAGATTTATTGTAAGACTTTATGTAAATCTATATCTGCTAAGCTTAGAGATGTTCTAGATTCAACccatgctgtttgttctgtttgaCAGACTGGAATGTGATCATGCTCCCCATTAAGGTAGCAGCTTTTATGGTTCTGACTGCAGTGGTTGTCAGACGGAGGGATCTCTACTCAACGAACCCAACGACGGTAATGCTCTGGTTAAACTGAGAACAATGTCTCATTTCAGGCAGAAACAGGTACATCTGGAACATTCAAATACTGAAGATCTGTCATGTTTCAGTGAATTTTCTCCACAGTGTGTGGGTTGTTAGATGGAAACGTTTGGTTATCGTGTCGCCTGCAGGGCAGCAGGTCTTTTAGTCCCAGAGCCACCAGTTGTCATGATGTCACTATATACTGAAATAAAGGCCATGGGTCTCCCACAGAGAACTGGGAATAGATGGTTAATTACTGAGTAATAAATGGTTAGAAACTGATTAATTACCAGTTAATCACTGTTAATAAATGGTTAATTATTGGATAATATGACTATGATCCACTGCGGAGGTTCCAAGGTTGCATCAAACTTCTTATTAACTTCTTGCCGCTGCAACAGCCTGTCAGCTCCTCGCAGTGTGGCCCGGGGGCCTTTTGTGGCCCTCAGCCTGTTATTTTGTGGCCCCAGACAACAACTCAAGAATGGTATAAATTTCACCGACCGGCGCAGGCAGTTGATAAGATGCAGCATGTTTGAAGAAACCGTGAGCCTTATCCTGTTGTTGCTTAGAGGAACCGAAGCCCTGCAGCCTTTCTTTAAATGAGACAAATGTGTCTTTTAATACTAATATAATATGAATTATACATCTATATCCATTTTCCACTTAATTAAGAGCACtttgtttctttcattaaaaggttttatgtttagtttattgttcagtatgtaaaatcaaaaaacaaatcacaatcaaatgttttttttatttaaaaatcaaatcttCGTGGCCCGCTGGTACTTCTAATTTCACTGTTTTGTCCCACATGACAAAGGTTTCAGAGCCACTGAGTCACCTGCGGTTAGAAGCAGTCAGTTTTTACAGTCATTGCTGGTCTTCACCAGAGTTCATGAATGTGCTCTAAAATCACTCTTATTCCAACATTTTACCAgacttttaattttagtttgaaCCGACCTAAACCTGGTTCTCCCAACCTGCTTAGTTCTGCTCAGGGTGGAGGGGTGGGAGTGGGTCCTGGACTCTGGACACAGCACCCGTTCATCACCAGTTCATCACCAGTTGGACCAGATTAATAAGGAATGCTGGACTTTTATCAAGGACCAAAAGTTTCACAAACCATTGACTAAATGTTAATAttataaaattgtttaaataaaacaatattaaatagattaaataaataacatatatTTCTATTGATGTAAATTAGTCATTTTTGtgtaaattattaattaaaacatgttttagatATAAGTTATTTGCCTGATGTTTTTACATCAGGCAGGGATGAAAACTAGTCTGTTGACCAACTCAGGTACATTtctatttaattcatttatttgttcaCGCTCCttatttttgacaaaaataGATTAAACTAAAATTCATTAgatgttaaattaaaatcatgtCATTATTTGAGTATTTATCGATTTCATATTTCCTGGATGTTCTGCAGCCCATtatgaaacaatttaaaatggtGAGTCTGGTCATATAAAGCCCAACATTAGATTGGCTCATCTCCACAGACCAATCACCTTGCCTATAGC from Girardinichthys multiradiatus isolate DD_20200921_A chromosome 5, DD_fGirMul_XY1, whole genome shotgun sequence carries:
- the LOC124867987 gene encoding CD48 antigen-like isoform X1, yielding MMEKLIRIMFLHIVMMRSSPAEELKRNLTGVVGGSITLPDLLLEFGFFLDKLNTVAMVKDGKLEILLEKYKNKLHWNKDSGLFTLTDLQKNDSDIYKIDSKRGLILAFSYSVTVYDPAPTPAVETLNVSSDSCWLLCSVDKLTALLWYRDEEIQNQNSSALSLPITVYKQDRDSSYRCVAANPAENKTLHVNLTTSCGINSTESVEYNRLIKRQIYYWNVIMLPIKVAAFMVLTAVVVRRRDLYSTNPTTSRDVHQNQ
- the LOC124867987 gene encoding CD48 antigen-like isoform X2, which produces MMEKLIRIMFLHIVMMRSSPAEELKRNLTGVVGGSITLPDLLLEFGFFLDKLNTVAMVKDGKLEILLEKYKNKLHWNKDSGLFTLTDLQKNDSDIYKIDSKRGLILAFSYSVTVYDPAPTPAVETLNVSSDSCWLLCSVDKLTALLWYRDEEIQNQNSSALSLPITVYKQDRDSSYRCVAANPAENKTLHVNLTTSCGINSTESVEYNRLIKHWNVIMLPIKVAAFMVLTAVVVRRRDLYSTNPTTSRDVHQNQ